A single window of Jeotgalibacillus haloalkalitolerans DNA harbors:
- a CDS encoding patatin-like phospholipase family protein, translating to MDPKIGLALGSGGSRGFAHLGVLKVLEREKIAIDYISGSSMGSLVGALYSAGQSVADMERVAVTFRSKYFMDLTVPKMGFISGDKFRQFVKLFTHNKNIEDLNIPLSIIATDLINAEKVIFTSGPVDRAVRASTAIPGIFVPEKINGKLLVDGGVIDRVPASVAKDMGADIVIGVDVSQVKKNAEITTIYDVITQSIDILQTEIVHLKMTGADVLISPRVEKFSSKSFQNAKEIIQLGEEAAEAALPSILREIERWKELHKDE from the coding sequence ATGGATCCGAAAATAGGCCTTGCGCTGGGTTCAGGCGGCTCAAGAGGGTTTGCTCATCTGGGCGTATTAAAAGTACTGGAGCGTGAAAAAATAGCAATTGATTATATATCCGGCAGCAGCATGGGTTCATTAGTAGGCGCGTTATACAGCGCAGGTCAATCTGTTGCTGATATGGAAAGAGTGGCAGTGACATTCAGAAGTAAATACTTTATGGATCTCACTGTTCCAAAAATGGGATTTATCTCAGGAGATAAATTCAGACAGTTTGTGAAACTGTTTACTCATAATAAAAATATTGAAGATTTAAATATTCCACTTTCAATCATTGCAACAGATCTGATTAACGCTGAAAAAGTTATTTTTACAAGCGGTCCGGTTGATCGGGCGGTCAGGGCAAGCACTGCAATACCGGGTATTTTTGTCCCGGAGAAAATTAATGGGAAACTGCTCGTCGATGGAGGGGTGATTGATAGAGTGCCTGCTTCTGTTGCGAAGGATATGGGTGCAGATATTGTGATCGGTGTTGACGTGTCCCAGGTCAAGAAAAATGCTGAGATTACAACAATTTACGATGTCATTACACAAAGTATAGATATCCTGCAGACTGAAATCGTGCATTTGAAAATGACGGGAGCGGATGTGCTGATTTCTCCAAGGGTGGAAAAATTCAGCAGCAAATCTTTTCAAAACGCCAAAGAAATTATCCAGCTTGGAGAAGAGGCTGCTGAAGCGGCGTTACCAAGTATTTTAAGGGAAATTGAACGCTGGAAGGAGCTTCATAAAGATGAATAA
- a CDS encoding SepM family pheromone-processing serine protease produces the protein MNKKMMLTLTIIMLVSVFLSFYSLPYYVQKPGSAFALDDIVEVADGTESEGDFSLMTVSQVKANVFAYAWAYFSDYQEIFPVEQVRNPHESEDEYSVRQLYLMDNSAANAIEVAFREAGAEFEYIYNGIYILNVFPGMPADDILQAGDRIKQVDEIELESSEQFIDYVSEMEAGDTVTLVYDREGEERTDEITLETFPENDNQVGMGISLVDDIELETNPEVEIDSGDIGGPSAGLMYALEIYDQLVEEDLTSGKMVAGTGTISSQGIVGRIGGIEQKVVAADRQGIEVFFAPDDELPESALENNPDLQTNYEAAVQTAESIGTDMEIVPVKEFEDALEYLNSL, from the coding sequence ATGAATAAAAAAATGATGCTGACACTGACAATCATTATGCTTGTTTCAGTGTTTCTCAGCTTTTATTCGCTGCCATACTATGTACAAAAACCGGGCAGCGCTTTTGCACTCGACGATATCGTTGAAGTGGCGGACGGAACAGAAAGTGAAGGGGATTTTTCTTTAATGACCGTGTCCCAGGTAAAGGCCAACGTGTTTGCATACGCCTGGGCATATTTTAGCGACTATCAGGAAATTTTCCCGGTGGAACAAGTAAGAAACCCTCATGAGAGTGAGGATGAATACTCAGTCAGGCAGCTTTATTTAATGGATAACTCTGCCGCTAATGCAATAGAAGTTGCGTTTCGTGAAGCGGGAGCAGAATTTGAGTATATTTATAATGGCATTTATATACTTAATGTATTTCCGGGTATGCCGGCAGACGATATCCTGCAGGCAGGAGACCGGATTAAACAAGTGGATGAGATTGAACTCGAATCATCTGAGCAGTTTATTGATTATGTATCTGAAATGGAAGCAGGAGACACAGTAACACTTGTATACGACCGGGAAGGCGAAGAAAGAACTGACGAGATAACGCTTGAGACATTTCCTGAAAATGATAATCAGGTAGGGATGGGTATTTCTCTGGTTGATGATATTGAACTCGAGACCAACCCGGAAGTTGAGATAGATTCAGGCGACATAGGAGGTCCATCTGCAGGACTGATGTATGCCCTGGAAATTTATGATCAGCTTGTAGAGGAAGATCTCACTTCAGGTAAAATGGTAGCCGGAACAGGCACCATCTCTTCTCAAGGCATTGTGGGCAGGATCGGCGGGATCGAACAAAAGGTGGTAGCAGCAGACCGGCAGGGGATAGAAGTCTTCTTTGCACCGGATGATGAGCTGCCTGAGAGTGCACTGGAAAATAATCCAGACCTTCAGACGAATTATGAAGCGGCTGTACAGACCGCTGAAAGTATCGGAACCGATATGGAAATCGTACCTGTTAAAGAGTTTGAAGATGCCCTTGAATATTTGAATTCACTTTAA
- a CDS encoding nucleotidyltransferase, which produces MRACGLVVEYNPFHNGHELHATQSRAVTDCDVVIAVMSGNFLQRGEPALCPKHERAEMALRSGVDIVFELPYHFAVQHATIFAEGAVKLLNAAGCDSFCFGSENGQIEPFLNQLELEKAHHDKLQQTIREQMKLGKSYPAAAAEGYRLLFNQGSGLDLSKPNNMLGYQYITAADKFTNMKPFTIRRTSSDYHDEALHQSYISSATSIRKKIFEEGMHGVLQHVPESSYQIMEKYTQNHGQLMNWNHFWPFLQHMLITSSPSAIKTYYEVEEGIEYRLIDAAMTSTSYEAFMQQVKTKRYTWTRIQRMLTHLITKTQKEEIQQNTSPAYLRMLGMTAKGREYMNTYKKDSTLPVISNLNQQHHELCAIDIRASKAYAMGFSNPVKRKEMLSRDFTAPPVMIK; this is translated from the coding sequence ATGAGAGCTTGTGGATTGGTAGTAGAATACAATCCTTTTCATAACGGGCACGAACTTCATGCTACACAGTCACGTGCTGTGACAGATTGTGATGTGGTCATTGCTGTCATGAGCGGGAACTTTCTTCAAAGAGGTGAACCTGCTCTGTGTCCAAAGCATGAACGTGCTGAGATGGCACTGCGGTCAGGTGTGGATATTGTATTCGAACTGCCGTACCATTTTGCAGTACAGCACGCTACCATATTCGCTGAAGGGGCTGTAAAACTGCTGAACGCCGCAGGGTGTGATTCATTTTGTTTCGGCAGCGAAAATGGACAGATTGAACCTTTTCTGAATCAGCTGGAGCTGGAAAAAGCACATCACGACAAATTACAGCAGACCATCCGTGAACAGATGAAGCTTGGTAAAAGCTATCCCGCTGCTGCAGCAGAGGGTTACAGGTTACTTTTTAATCAGGGATCGGGTCTCGATTTATCAAAACCGAATAACATGCTCGGGTATCAGTACATAACAGCAGCAGACAAATTCACGAATATGAAGCCTTTTACAATCCGCAGAACTTCTTCTGATTATCATGATGAGGCACTACATCAGTCATATATATCCAGCGCTACTTCAATAAGAAAAAAGATTTTTGAAGAAGGTATGCACGGGGTTTTGCAGCATGTTCCTGAATCTTCATATCAGATCATGGAAAAATATACTCAGAACCATGGCCAGTTGATGAACTGGAATCACTTCTGGCCTTTTCTACAGCACATGCTGATTACATCGTCTCCTTCCGCAATTAAGACGTATTATGAAGTAGAGGAAGGCATTGAATACAGGTTAATTGATGCTGCCATGACGAGCACTTCCTATGAAGCATTCATGCAGCAGGTCAAAACGAAAAGATATACATGGACCAGAATCCAGCGAATGTTGACTCACCTGATTACAAAAACGCAAAAAGAAGAGATTCAGCAAAACACCTCTCCTGCCTATCTGCGGATGCTCGGTATGACCGCCAAAGGAAGAGAATACATGAATACGTATAAAAAAGATTCTACACTTCCGGTTATCAGTAACCTGAATCAGCAGCATCATGAACTTTGCGCGATCGATATCAGGGCCTCAAAAGCTTATGCAATGGGCTTTTCTAATCCTGTTAAGCGAAAAGAAATGCTGTCGAGAGATTTCACAGCCCCTCCGGTAATGATCAAGTAA
- a CDS encoding YceD family protein produces the protein MKWSIIQLQKYRNEDFKIDETVEMNELTERHRDIRQVGPVHITGRGDISSSKITFHLQIETTLTLPCARTLADVEYPVSLDTVETFILNSSYIDEELNEEVHQPEGEVINLRPVIEEILLLQVPLQVFSDKALEEEGMDSGNGWEVLSEEELEEARIEEQQEEPAADPRLADLAKFFDEKK, from the coding sequence ATGAAATGGTCAATCATTCAGCTGCAGAAATATCGCAATGAGGACTTCAAGATCGATGAAACGGTAGAAATGAATGAACTGACAGAACGGCACCGTGATATCAGACAGGTTGGACCTGTCCATATTACCGGACGTGGTGATATCAGCTCTTCAAAAATTACGTTTCACCTTCAGATTGAAACAACACTGACTTTGCCATGTGCAAGAACGCTTGCAGATGTTGAGTATCCGGTTTCTCTTGATACGGTGGAAACTTTCATTTTGAATTCATCTTATATAGATGAAGAACTAAATGAAGAAGTACATCAACCGGAGGGTGAAGTCATTAACCTGCGCCCGGTGATCGAAGAGATTCTGCTGCTTCAGGTACCGCTTCAGGTCTTTAGTGATAAAGCACTTGAAGAAGAAGGTATGGACAGCGGAAATGGCTGGGAAGTGTTATCCGAAGAAGAACTTGAAGAGGCAAGAATTGAGGAGCAGCAGGAAGAACCTGCAGCAGACCCGAGACTTGCTGATCTTGCGAAATTTTTCGACGAAAAAAAATAA
- the rpmF gene encoding 50S ribosomal protein L32, protein MAVPFRRTSKTAKRKRRTHFKLSVPGMVECSNCGEMKLSHRVCKACGTYKGKEVVGK, encoded by the coding sequence ATGGCAGTACCATTTAGAAGAACATCGAAAACCGCTAAAAGAAAGCGTCGTACGCATTTCAAGCTATCTGTACCAGGTATGGTAGAGTGCTCTAACTGTGGAGAAATGAAGCTTTCTCACCGCGTGTGTAAAGCGTGCGGAACTTATAAAGGAAAAGAAGTAGTAGGCAAATAA
- a CDS encoding enoyl-CoA hydratase/isomerase family protein: MGYHLHQKNNVLVFTIARPERRNAINYEVMDGLNEAVTKAENDDSIKIFMITGEGSAAFCAGGDLQEFHGLKTQQESYSMLSKMGAILYRLATLDKVTVAFINGTAVGGGCEIAAACDYRFARQGVKMGFVQGSLAITTGWGGGTLLYERLPANQAFRLLTEANILPGQTLSELGFIDQIVEAESADELIEMFGAVIEKTAPVLSAYKKMLTRKWIASDLKERMESEMYECSVLWEKEDHHEAVDRFLKK, encoded by the coding sequence ATGGGGTATCACCTACATCAAAAGAACAATGTACTGGTCTTTACAATCGCCAGACCTGAGCGCAGAAACGCCATTAATTATGAAGTGATGGATGGTCTTAATGAAGCAGTAACGAAGGCTGAAAATGATGACAGTATCAAAATATTTATGATTACAGGAGAAGGGTCTGCAGCATTTTGTGCAGGAGGAGACCTTCAGGAATTTCACGGCTTAAAGACTCAGCAGGAATCTTACAGCATGCTCTCAAAAATGGGGGCAATTCTCTACCGGCTTGCAACGCTCGATAAAGTAACAGTTGCTTTTATTAATGGCACTGCTGTCGGAGGAGGATGTGAAATCGCTGCAGCCTGTGATTACAGATTTGCACGGCAGGGTGTTAAAATGGGCTTTGTCCAGGGGAGCCTCGCCATTACAACCGGTTGGGGAGGCGGAACTTTATTATATGAGAGACTGCCTGCAAATCAGGCTTTTCGTCTATTAACTGAAGCGAATATCCTTCCGGGACAGACTTTAAGTGAATTAGGCTTTATTGATCAGATCGTCGAGGCAGAATCTGCTGACGAATTAATCGAGATGTTTGGAGCTGTAATTGAAAAAACGGCACCGGTATTATCAGCATATAAAAAGATGCTTACGAGAAAATGGATTGCAAGCGACCTAAAAGAGCGGATGGAGAGCGAAATGTATGAATGCTCTGTTCTATGGGAAAAAGAAGATCACCATGAGGCAGTGGACAGGTTCTTAAAAAAATAA
- a CDS encoding RsfA family transcriptional regulator — protein sequence MKLRQDGWTSREDQLLKEKVLSHIEQGSTQLNAFEEVALELNRTPAACGFRWNSSLRKECQKQISEAKRLRYAKRREEEKKTAEKSSDWNAEQLIQKMNHWIARLEQKQPAEDLAFKAQEAEKERERLEKDNQFLKEQITELKEDYHALLYLIEKARKLGTDDHDRTSSVFKMEPNGNLFRMDKKAVNESSDQF from the coding sequence ATGAAACTGAGACAGGATGGCTGGACATCACGTGAAGATCAATTGTTAAAAGAAAAGGTGTTATCACACATTGAGCAGGGAAGCACTCAGCTTAATGCATTTGAAGAAGTAGCGCTTGAGCTGAACAGGACACCGGCAGCATGCGGGTTTCGCTGGAATTCATCCTTAAGAAAAGAATGCCAGAAACAGATTTCTGAAGCAAAACGTCTGAGATACGCAAAAAGAAGAGAAGAAGAAAAGAAGACAGCTGAAAAAAGCAGTGATTGGAATGCTGAACAGCTCATCCAGAAAATGAATCACTGGATCGCAAGACTCGAACAAAAACAGCCTGCAGAGGACTTAGCTTTTAAGGCACAAGAAGCTGAAAAAGAGCGGGAGCGGCTCGAAAAAGATAACCAGTTTCTAAAAGAGCAGATTACAGAATTAAAGGAAGACTATCATGCATTATTATATTTGATTGAAAAAGCAAGAAAGCTTGGAACAGACGACCATGACCGAACATCAAGCGTGTTTAAAATGGAACCCAATGGCAATCTGTTCAGAATGGATAAAAAAGCTGTAAATGAATCATCAGATCAGTTTTAA
- a CDS encoding N-acetyltransferase, which translates to MSFKVENLKINYKTLEEFNKFREVGVQELSMKEELETNMVENDSESPFYGIYLGNKLVARMNLYKRDARFDQYFEPPQNYLELWKVEVLPGYQKKGYGSAMVEFAKSFGLPIKTNPRVNSTEFWEKMGFERVTYDLERDLGENPMVWYPEGVTEQVHE; encoded by the coding sequence ATGTCTTTTAAAGTGGAAAATTTAAAAATTAATTACAAAACTCTTGAAGAGTTTAATAAGTTTCGGGAAGTTGGCGTGCAGGAGCTGTCAATGAAGGAAGAACTCGAAACAAATATGGTGGAAAACGACAGTGAATCACCTTTTTATGGTATCTACTTAGGAAACAAGCTTGTTGCAAGAATGAACTTGTATAAAAGAGATGCAAGGTTTGATCAGTATTTTGAACCGCCTCAGAACTATCTTGAACTCTGGAAAGTTGAAGTACTGCCCGGCTATCAGAAAAAAGGCTATGGATCAGCAATGGTAGAGTTCGCAAAAAGCTTCGGCCTGCCAATTAAAACGAACCCAAGAGTCAATTCTACCGAGTTCTGGGAGAAGATGGGCTTTGAACGTGTCACGTATGATCTGGAAAGAGACCTTGGTGAGAATCCGATGGTATGGTATCCGGAGGGTGTGACTGAGCAGGTACATGAGTAA
- a CDS encoding acetyl-CoA carboxylase biotin carboxylase subunit gives MRKILVANRGEIALRIIKTCKKMNIETVAIYSEADQELPYVKEADTAKLIGPPPVAQSYLHIDRLLEIAAEEKADAIHPGYGLLSENAEFAERVEGQGLIFIGPASSVMRKMGDKIEARKTMVEAGVPVVPGYESENMTIEEACREAGKIGYPVMLKASSGGGGVGMVLCENEQALTQHFEPTIKRSQTYFGSGKLFIEKYIPNARHIEVQIFGNAKGEVFHLFERNCSIQRRNQKVIEESPSPSLSEPAKEKLYHLAIQAAKAVGYKNAGTIECILDIDENPYFLEMNTRLQVEHPVTEQVTGYDLVEWQIKTAFDEDLPVKVQEDIESSGHSIEFRIYAEDPKTFYPSPGTLQEIQFPEGEGIRVDTGYEEQNKVTPYYDPMIAKFIVTAASRQACIKAARQAFDSVKIEGVKTNIPLHKIVLDSAEFMDGKYHTQTLMKIKGE, from the coding sequence GTGAGGAAAATACTCGTAGCGAACCGCGGGGAAATTGCCCTCCGTATTATTAAAACGTGTAAGAAAATGAATATTGAAACAGTCGCCATTTATTCTGAGGCGGATCAGGAACTGCCTTATGTTAAAGAAGCGGATACTGCAAAATTGATTGGTCCGCCACCGGTAGCTCAGTCCTACTTACATATTGACAGGCTGCTGGAAATTGCAGCGGAAGAAAAGGCAGATGCCATTCATCCGGGTTATGGTCTCCTGTCAGAGAATGCTGAATTTGCTGAGCGGGTGGAAGGTCAGGGTTTGATCTTTATCGGACCGGCTTCATCCGTTATGAGAAAAATGGGAGATAAAATTGAAGCGCGAAAAACAATGGTTGAAGCAGGTGTTCCGGTTGTCCCTGGATATGAAAGTGAAAATATGACCATTGAAGAAGCATGCAGGGAAGCAGGGAAAATCGGTTATCCGGTGATGCTGAAAGCAAGCAGTGGCGGTGGGGGAGTCGGAATGGTTCTGTGTGAGAATGAACAAGCGCTCACTCAGCATTTTGAACCCACAATTAAACGTTCACAGACCTATTTCGGATCAGGGAAGCTGTTTATTGAAAAGTATATCCCGAATGCACGTCATATTGAGGTTCAGATCTTCGGGAACGCTAAAGGTGAAGTATTCCACCTGTTTGAACGGAACTGCTCAATTCAGAGAAGAAATCAAAAAGTAATTGAAGAATCTCCATCTCCATCTCTTTCTGAACCGGCTAAGGAAAAGCTTTATCATTTAGCGATTCAGGCAGCGAAAGCAGTTGGCTATAAAAATGCCGGAACTATTGAATGTATCCTGGATATCGATGAGAATCCGTACTTTCTTGAAATGAATACAAGATTACAGGTAGAGCATCCTGTCACAGAACAGGTGACCGGATATGATCTTGTAGAATGGCAGATTAAAACAGCATTTGACGAGGACCTGCCGGTTAAAGTTCAGGAGGATATCGAGTCATCGGGGCATTCAATTGAGTTCAGAATTTATGCCGAAGACCCTAAAACATTTTATCCTTCACCAGGCACACTTCAGGAAATTCAGTTTCCGGAAGGTGAAGGAATCAGGGTGGATACAGGGTACGAAGAACAGAATAAAGTAACCCCTTATTACGATCCGATGATTGCCAAGTTCATCGTCACGGCTGCTTCACGCCAGGCCTGTATTAAAGCTGCAAGACAGGCGTTTGATTCAGTAAAAATCGAAGGTGTCAAAACGAATATTCCGCTACATAAAATCGTGCTGGACTCAGCTGAATTTATGGACGGAAAATATCACACACAAACTTTAATGAAAATCAAAGGAGAATGA
- a CDS encoding acetyl-CoA carboxylase biotin carboxyl carrier protein subunit → MKQITSTMAGTVLQVLVNTGDEVEGGQAVMMLESMKMEIPVEAEIAGKVSEVKVNAGDFVNEGDTLLILE, encoded by the coding sequence ATGAAACAGATTACTTCTACAATGGCCGGTACAGTTTTGCAGGTGCTTGTGAATACTGGGGATGAGGTTGAAGGCGGACAGGCAGTCATGATGCTTGAATCAATGAAAATGGAAATTCCGGTTGAAGCAGAAATTGCAGGTAAAGTAAGTGAAGTAAAAGTAAATGCAGGAGATTTTGTTAATGAAGGAGACACACTTCTGATTCTTGAATAA
- a CDS encoding acyl-CoA carboxylase subunit beta — translation MQSETMQTRLREAREEIKKGGKPKYHEKLNEQGKMFARTRIDLLVDEGSFKEDAMFANFNAGDLPADGVVTGTGLVDGRPVCIMANDSTIKAGSWGARTVEKIIRIQETAEKLHVPLLYLVDSAGARITDQLDMFPNRRGAGRIFHNQVRLSGNIPQICLLFGPSAAGGAYIPAFCDIVIMVEGNASMYLGSPRMAEKVIGEKVTLEEMGGARMHCTVSGCGDVLAKDEEEAINHAIKYLSYFPSNFEGEVPVKEPAPAQSDAVLSGLIPQNQNAPFNMYDAIDTLIDADSFFEIKKLFAPELITGIARMNGKPVGIIANQPKAKGGVLFVDSADKGAKFIQLCDAFNIPLLFLADVPGFMIGTKVERAGIIRHGAKLISAMSAATVPKISVVVRKAYGAGLYAMAGPAFEPDCCIALPSAQIAVMGPEAAVNAVYSNKIQEIEDPKEKLAFVQEKHKEYQEEIDLYRLASELIIDDIVEPDELRDVLISRFDYYASKHIPLPPKKHPVYPV, via the coding sequence ATGCAATCTGAAACAATGCAGACCAGGCTGAGAGAAGCCCGTGAAGAAATAAAAAAAGGTGGAAAGCCTAAATATCACGAAAAGCTGAATGAGCAGGGGAAAATGTTTGCCCGCACAAGAATTGATCTGTTAGTTGATGAAGGATCTTTTAAAGAGGATGCGATGTTTGCAAACTTTAACGCCGGAGATCTGCCGGCTGACGGAGTTGTGACCGGTACAGGGCTTGTAGATGGAAGACCGGTTTGTATTATGGCAAACGACTCTACTATTAAAGCAGGTTCATGGGGTGCGAGAACCGTTGAAAAGATTATCCGTATTCAGGAAACAGCTGAAAAACTGCATGTGCCGCTGCTTTACCTGGTAGATTCAGCAGGTGCCCGCATCACCGATCAGCTTGACATGTTTCCAAACCGCCGCGGAGCAGGGAGAATCTTTCATAATCAGGTAAGACTGTCAGGAAACATTCCGCAGATCTGCCTGTTGTTTGGTCCATCTGCTGCAGGTGGTGCATATATCCCTGCCTTTTGTGATATTGTCATCATGGTTGAAGGAAATGCATCGATGTACCTTGGCTCACCAAGAATGGCAGAGAAGGTAATCGGTGAGAAGGTCACGCTTGAAGAAATGGGTGGTGCAAGAATGCACTGTACTGTCAGCGGATGTGGTGATGTGCTGGCAAAAGATGAGGAAGAAGCAATCAATCATGCAATTAAGTATTTGAGTTATTTCCCTTCAAACTTTGAAGGTGAAGTGCCGGTAAAAGAACCTGCACCTGCTCAAAGTGATGCCGTTTTATCCGGACTGATTCCACAGAATCAGAATGCACCTTTTAATATGTATGACGCAATTGATACGCTGATTGACGCGGACAGCTTTTTTGAAATCAAAAAATTGTTTGCGCCTGAACTGATCACAGGTATTGCACGTATGAATGGAAAGCCTGTAGGAATCATTGCAAATCAGCCAAAAGCCAAGGGCGGAGTATTGTTTGTGGATTCAGCTGATAAAGGCGCAAAGTTTATTCAGCTGTGTGACGCATTCAATATTCCATTACTGTTCCTGGCTGACGTGCCGGGCTTTATGATCGGAACGAAGGTTGAGCGTGCAGGAATTATCCGTCACGGTGCCAAGCTGATTTCAGCAATGAGCGCTGCTACGGTTCCGAAAATATCAGTGGTTGTAAGGAAAGCGTATGGCGCGGGTCTTTATGCAATGGCTGGACCGGCATTTGAACCGGATTGCTGTATTGCACTTCCTTCCGCTCAAATTGCAGTGATGGGACCTGAAGCAGCTGTTAATGCTGTTTATTCCAATAAGATTCAGGAAATTGAAGACCCTAAAGAAAAGCTTGCTTTTGTGCAGGAGAAACATAAAGAATACCAGGAAGAGATTGACCTTTACAGGCTCGCATCGGAATTAATTATTGATGATATTGTTGAACCGGATGAATTAAGAGATGTACTCATCAGCCGCTTTGACTATTACGCATCAAAGCACATTCCGCTGCCGCCAAAAAAACACCCGGTCTATCCGGTGTAA
- a CDS encoding ketopantoate reductase family protein: MIIIRIHMIGAGSIGLLFAHRLSMCGHTIHIATRTDEQAGLLNRHGVLNGTEQKVSAGKLEHTTFEKTDAVIIAVKQYHLNAIASDIQRIPEHVPVIFLQNGMSHLELLSTLPHQHIFVSTVEHGAKKLNAYSVQHNGVGWWRIACFKGDNEKVKQIISCDHPDFPIAFEAEYLSLLTIKLIKNLMINPITAVFQVRNGVLAENQHFRKMMHSLYEELALIFPDAAAQCPFEAILDLCVKTAENESSMLSDIKAGRKTEVESMTGYAMKIAEQKDIKPEILPFLEQGILAIQRERGTG; encoded by the coding sequence GTGATCATCATACGAATTCATATGATAGGCGCGGGTTCTATCGGATTATTATTTGCGCACCGCCTGAGTATGTGCGGACATACAATACATATCGCAACAAGAACAGATGAGCAGGCCGGGCTGCTAAACCGGCATGGTGTGTTAAATGGCACAGAGCAAAAAGTTTCAGCAGGAAAGCTTGAACATACTACATTTGAAAAAACAGATGCAGTGATCATCGCTGTCAAACAGTACCACCTGAATGCAATTGCGTCTGATATTCAACGGATACCTGAACATGTGCCAGTCATCTTTTTACAAAATGGGATGTCACATCTTGAGCTTTTATCAACACTTCCTCACCAGCATATTTTTGTCAGTACGGTTGAGCATGGTGCTAAAAAACTGAATGCTTATTCCGTTCAGCATAATGGAGTCGGCTGGTGGAGAATTGCATGTTTTAAAGGTGACAATGAAAAAGTGAAACAGATCATATCCTGTGATCATCCGGATTTTCCAATCGCTTTTGAAGCGGAATATTTGAGCCTGTTAACAATCAAATTAATTAAAAACCTGATGATTAATCCAATAACAGCGGTATTCCAGGTGAGAAATGGTGTATTAGCTGAAAATCAGCACTTCAGGAAGATGATGCACTCCTTGTATGAAGAACTGGCTTTAATCTTCCCGGATGCAGCTGCACAATGTCCTTTTGAAGCGATTCTTGATCTTTGCGTTAAAACGGCGGAGAATGAGTCTTCCATGTTGAGTGACATTAAAGCAGGCCGTAAGACAGAAGTCGAATCCATGACAGGTTACGCAATGAAGATTGCTGAACAGAAAGACATAAAACCGGAGATTCTGCCATTTCTTGAACAGGGTATTCTGGCAATTCAGCGTGAAAGGGGAACGGGATAG
- a CDS encoding DUF3397 family protein, with protein sequence MEAAAILISILLYAPYLIYLIVFIAVKKISSRHRTAVSTGIHATNPFLIGSVYFLILSIWDLSVFWLLCLIIAATGILSAIYIRSKKDDFTFAHILKSTWRLSFLIFVILHISLVIAGTALAIYHSVI encoded by the coding sequence GTGGAAGCTGCTGCGATCTTGATCAGTATACTGCTGTATGCACCCTACCTGATTTATCTGATTGTATTTATTGCGGTTAAAAAAATATCATCCAGACACAGGACAGCGGTCTCTACCGGCATACATGCAACAAACCCTTTTCTTATCGGTTCAGTCTATTTTCTGATACTTTCTATCTGGGATCTTTCAGTATTCTGGCTGCTCTGTCTGATTATTGCAGCAACCGGTATTTTGTCTGCAATTTACATAAGAAGTAAGAAAGATGATTTCACATTTGCACATATTTTAAAAAGCACGTGGAGACTGTCTTTTTTAATCTTCGTCATTCTGCATATTTCATTAGTCATTGCCGGGACAGCACTTGCGATCTATCATTCTGTTATTTAA